The window ACGGCGGCGGTGGGCATCTCTCGGGCACCGTTCTACCCGGAGGTCGGCTTCGACGCCCGCTACCGCCGGTTCGAGACCCACGCCTTCCTGCCTGAGGGCCTGAGCGCGCCGGCGACGACCGTGGGCCCGACCAACGATTGGATGACCGGCCTGAAGGCGAGCTACGTCCTTTTCGACAGCGGCCTGAGACGAGCCGAGCTCGACGCGGCGACGCTGGGCAGGGCCGCCACGGTGGAGGATGCCCGGCGCGCCCTCCAGGATGTCGTCCTGGGAGTGCGACAGGCCTACTACTACCTCCTTGCGAACCAGGCGGCCGGGGTCGCAGCCGCCACCCGCGTCACGCGGAGACGAGATCACTTGAGGACCGCTTCGGCACGCAAGGCCGCAGGTGCTGTGCCCCAGGCGGACGTCCTGAGAGCGCAGGTCGAGGTGGCCGATGCCGAGCTCGCCCTCGTGAGGGCCGAGAGCAACGTACGGATTGCGAAGGGCAACCTGAACGTGGCCATGGGGCTCGCCGTCGATCGCCCCGTGGAGATCGCGGAGGACACTGCGTTGCGGGGGGACGGAACTGCCCGATGACGGCAGCGTTGGTGCGTGCCCGGGAGCAGCGCCCCGAGGTGCAAGCGCTTCAGCTGACGGTCGCAGCCGCGAAGAAGGGGATCACCGCTGCAAAGGCCGGCTTCGGGCCTCGGGTGAGAGCGGACGGGGCCTTTGGCTGGCGCGACGACAGCTTCGTGCCGGCCGACAAGGACTGGTCGGCCGGGCTGGCCGTCCAGATTCCGGTCTTCACCGGCTTCGCGTCGAAACACAAGAGGCGGAAGGCCGCGAGCGAGGCGGCTCTGAAGGAAGCCGAGCTCGCGCAGCTCCAGGCCCGGATCGACCAGGAGGTCTGGACGGCCCACGCGAGGCTTCTCGAGGCCCGGCAGGCGGTGGTCCAGACCGACGTGCTCGAGGACGAGGCGACCGAGACGCTCCGATTCGTCAGGGCCCGGTACGAAGCGGGAGCCAGCAGCATCACGGACCTGCTCGACGCCGAGGCGGCATTGACCCAGGCGGAGTCCGGTCACGTCCAGGCGGTTCTCGGCGTGCAGCTGGCAGGTGTCCGCCTGAAATGGGCGGAAGGGGCGTTCTGATTCAACGGCTGCATTGACAGACAGAGGTACGAGCCCAATCTTGCCGGAGACGCCACCCCGAGAGGGTGGCTCGAACAGAGAAGCAAAGGAGATAGCTGAGATGAGAATCCTGAAAACGTCCTTCGTCGTCACCGCCGTCCTGGGAGCGATCCTGGCGGCCCGTCCGGTTCTGGCCCACTGCGACACGGCCGACGGACCCGTCGTCGCCGCCGCGAAGGTCGCGCTCGAGAAAGGGGATATCACCCCCGTCCTCAAGTGGGTCAAGCCCGCGGCGGAATCCGAGATCAGGGCGGCTTTCACACGGGCGCTCGCGGTCCGCCAAAAGGGCCCCGACGCCCAGGCGCTCGCGGACCAGTTCTTCTTCGAGAACCTCGTGAGGATCCACCGGGCGGAGAAGGCGCGCCCTACACCGGCATCCTGCCCGCCGGGACGCCCGTCGAGCTGGCCATCGCCCTGGCCGACCAGGCGCTCGACAGCGGCAACGCCGACAAGCTGGTGAAGGCCATCACGCACCACGTCGAGGAGGGGATCCGCGAGCGGTTCGCGCGGGCGGCCGCCACGAAGAAGCAGGCCGATGCGAGCGTGGCCGCCGGCCGCGAGTTCGTGGAGGCGTACGTGGAGCTCACGCACTACGTCGAGCGCCTGCACCTGAACGCCACCACGTCGGCCTCCGCCCACGCCGGGCGCCCGCGGCCAAGCACGGGCACTGAGAGACGGACGAAGGAGAGACGATGGAGATCACGCCCGACACGCTGGTCGCCGACATCGCGGCTCACCACCCCCGCAGCATCGAGGTCTTCGAGCGTCACGGGATCGACTTCTGCTGCGGAGGGCACCGCCCGCTCGGCGAGGCCTGCCGCGAGCACGGCGCCGCGGTGGAAGCCGTGGCGGCCGAAATCGCGGCCGCCGCCGCACGCGAGGTACCGGAGGATCGCGTCTTCACCGACGCCCCGCTCGGGGCCCTGCTCGATCACATCGTCTCGCGCTACCACCTGGCGCTGCGGGAGGACCTTCCCCGTCTCGGGCGGATGGCCGACAAGGTGGCCGAGGTCCACGGTGAGCGGCACGCCGAGCTGAACGACCTCGCAGCCGTTTACCGGGAGCTGCGGTCAGAGTTGGAGCCCCACCTCGCGGTGGAAGAGGACCCTCGGGTCGTCAGCCTGAATGCTCGCGCGGGGGCTCGTCGAGCGTCCGCGGCGGGAACCCCCTGACCGTGGCCGGCCGCTGGGAGGACGCCGGGGTCGTCCGGGGCTTCTCGACGGCCGCCGCCAACGAAGTTCTCCTGGATTACGTCCGGGGCGAGCTCGCCCGCCGGCCGGGGCTGAGCGTCCTCGACGTGGGCTGCGGGGCCGCCCGCAACGCAGCGCCCATGGCGGCCGCGGGAGCCGCGGTGATCGGGCGCATCGGGTGACCCTCGTCCGTGCGCCCATGGACGCTCTGCCGCTGAACGACGCGAGCATCGACCTCGTGGTCGCGCACGGCGTCTGGAACCTCGCGCGATCCGGGGCGGAGCTCCGCCGCGCGATCGCAGAGGCAGCCCGCGTCGCCCGGCCGGGTGCGGGTCTGTTCGTCTTCACCTTCTCCCGCGACACGCTCCCCCACGACGCCCGGCCCGTCCCGGGCGAGTCGTTCGTGTTCACCCAGTTCGCGGGTGAGCCCCAGTGCTTCCTGACCGAGGCGGAGCTGAGGGCGGAGCTCCTTCGCGCCGGATTCGAGAAGGACCCACCGGGGCCGCTCACCGAGTACAACCGCCCTGTCGCCGGTCGCACGATCACGCAGGGCGGCCCGGTGATCTTCGAAGGGACCTTTCGCGCCGTCCGAAAGTCCTGAAAGCGGAGCCGGACGAGTCGAAGGACCTCTCGGAGAAGCCTCTCTCTCCCTGGTGGCGCTGCGCCGTCATCCTGGCTTTTCCCCTGCGGTCGGGGATCCACCGGCGCTCGGCGCCCGCAGCCGGCGCAGCGCGGCAACTGCCCAGACCGCGCCGCCGGCAAAGGCGAGCAGGCCACCGGCCGCCATCACGCCGAGACCGAGTCCCTGCCCCACGTGGTCGATCTGCTGCTCGACGCCGT is drawn from Holophagales bacterium and contains these coding sequences:
- a CDS encoding TolC family protein; the protein is MLALLLRSAGAFVLFSATAFPMTAQPAASLPLDLEACEKIAIEKSPLLRAAEEGTAVATAAVGISRAPFYPEVGFDARYRRFETHAFLPEGLSAPATTVGPTNDWMTGLKASYVLFDSGLRRAELDAATLGRAATVEDARRALQDVVLGVRQAYYYLLANQAAGVAAATRVTRRRDHLRTASARKAAGAVPQADVLRAQVEVADAELALVRAESNVRIAKGNLNVAMGLAVDRPVEIAEDTALRGDGTAR
- a CDS encoding TolC family protein, yielding MTAALVRAREQRPEVQALQLTVAAAKKGITAAKAGFGPRVRADGAFGWRDDSFVPADKDWSAGLAVQIPVFTGFASKHKRRKAASEAALKEAELAQLQARIDQEVWTAHARLLEARQAVVQTDVLEDEATETLRFVRARYEAGASSITDLLDAEAALTQAESGHVQAVLGVQLAGVRLKWAEGAF
- a CDS encoding DUF542 domain-containing protein yields the protein MEITPDTLVADIAAHHPRSIEVFERHGIDFCCGGHRPLGEACREHGAAVEAVAAEIAAAAAREVPEDRVFTDAPLGALLDHIVSRYHLALREDLPRLGRMADKVAEVHGERHAELNDLAAVYRELRSELEPHLAVEEDPRVVSLNARAGARRASAAGTP
- a CDS encoding methyltransferase domain-containing protein, translated to MDALPLNDASIDLVVAHGVWNLARSGAELRRAIAEAARVARPGAGLFVFTFSRDTLPHDARPVPGESFVFTQFAGEPQCFLTEAELRAELLRAGFEKDPPGPLTEYNRPVAGRTITQGGPVIFEGTFRAVRKS